One Lacunisphaera limnophila DNA window includes the following coding sequences:
- the rplV gene encoding 50S ribosomal protein L22 yields MEIQALTRNARMSPRKVREIANQIQGRPVPEAIDFLTLIPRKSARLLAKTLKSAVANAENNNSLVASTLTVHRALVEPGPVLKRFKAGAKGSAKPRVKRMSHLRIVLTDGKSN; encoded by the coding sequence ATGGAAATCCAAGCTCTCACCCGCAATGCGCGCATGTCCCCGCGCAAGGTCCGCGAAATCGCGAACCAGATCCAGGGCCGCCCCGTCCCCGAGGCCATCGACTTTCTCACGCTCATCCCGCGCAAGTCCGCGCGCCTGCTGGCCAAGACGCTTAAGAGCGCCGTGGCCAACGCGGAGAACAACAACAGCCTCGTGGCCAGCACCCTCACCGTGCACCGCGCCCTCGTCGAACCCGGCCCCGTCCTGAAGCGTTTCAAGGCCGGCGCCAAGGGCTCCGCCAAGCCGCGCGTCAAGCGCATGTCGCACCTCCGCATCGTCCTCACCGACGGCAAATCCAACTAA
- the rpsC gene encoding 30S ribosomal protein S3, with the protein MGQKTNPTGFRLAVRRNWQSRWFARKKDFAKLLHEDQIIRSMLMEKLKQASVPRIFIERAGNRVRVKIFTARPGIVIGKKGQEVENMKVALGKLTGKEVLLDIQEVKKPEIEAQLVAESVALQLERRIAFRRAIKKSIQTAMSLGIDGIKIQCSGRLGGTDIARREWQRQGRIPLHTLRENIDYGFAEAQTLWGKIGVKCWICKKDESN; encoded by the coding sequence ATGGGACAAAAGACCAACCCCACAGGCTTCCGCCTCGCCGTCCGCCGCAACTGGCAGTCACGCTGGTTCGCGCGCAAGAAGGATTTCGCCAAGCTCCTCCATGAGGACCAGATCATCCGCTCCATGCTGATGGAGAAGCTCAAGCAGGCCTCCGTGCCGCGCATCTTCATCGAGCGCGCCGGCAACCGCGTGCGCGTCAAGATCTTCACCGCCCGCCCCGGCATCGTCATCGGCAAGAAGGGCCAGGAGGTCGAGAACATGAAGGTCGCCCTCGGCAAGCTCACCGGCAAGGAGGTCCTCCTCGACATCCAGGAGGTCAAGAAGCCCGAGATCGAGGCCCAGCTCGTCGCCGAGAGCGTCGCGCTCCAGCTCGAGCGCCGCATCGCCTTCCGCCGCGCCATCAAGAAGTCCATCCAGACCGCCATGTCCCTTGGCATCGACGGCATCAAGATCCAGTGCTCCGGCCGTCTCGGCGGCACCGACATCGCCCGCCGCGAGTGGCAGCGCCAGGGCCGCATTCCCCTCCACACCCTGCGCGAGAACATCGATTACGGCTTCGCCGAGGCCCAGACCCTCTGGGGCAAGATCGGCGTCAAGTGCTGGATCTGCAAGAAAGACGAATCCAACTAA